From the genome of Nasonia vitripennis strain AsymCx chromosome 1, Nvit_psr_1.1, whole genome shotgun sequence, one region includes:
- the LOC100121906 gene encoding WD repeat domain phosphoinositide-interacting protein 2 isoform X7: protein MQNLARNVDALTQGLKYSISGLMNLAQATDPENAVFFVNFNQDCSSLAVGSKAGYKIFSLSSVDHLEKIFENGECASRPQNEDVCIIERLFNSSLIAVVSASSPRKLKVCHFRKGTEICNYSYSNTVLAVKLNRARLVVCLEESLYIHNIRDMQVLHTIRDTPPNLAGLCSLSINSDTSYLAYPGSNTIGEVQIFDAMNLQAKTMIPAHDSPLAALAFSPNGTKVATASEKGTVIRVFHVNDGTKLFEFRRGVKRCVTISSLAFSIDSIFLCCSSNTETVHIFKLEEPREVPQQQPDEAQSWMGYLTKAVSASANYLPSQVTDVFNQGRAFASVHLPFQGLKNVCAIATIQKVLRLLVASADGYLYVYNLDTSEGGDCPLFKQHRFVDDLDYYGYYRVYTDSDW from the exons ATGCAAAATCTCGCCCGCAACGTGGACGCGCTGACGCAAGGCCTCAAGTACAGCATATCCGGACTCATGAACCTCGCGCAGGCTACCGATCCTGAGAACGCTGTGTTCTTCGTCAATTTCAACCAGGACTGCTC GTCGTTAGCCGTTGGATCGAAGGCGGGCTACAAAATCTTCTCACTCAGCTCCGTCGATCATCTCGAGAAGATCTTCGAAAACGGTGAGTGTGCATCGAGGCCAC AAAACGAAGATGTATGCATTATTGAGCGATTGTTCAACAGCAGCCTCATTGCTGTGGTCAGCGCATCATCCCCCCGTAAACTGAAAGTCTGCCACTTCCGGAAGGGCACTGAAATATGTAACTACAGCTACTCCAATACCGTACTTGCTGTGAAGCTGAACAGAGCT AGACTAGTAGTATGCTTGGAGGAGTCGCTGTATATTCACAACATAAGGGATATGCAGGTGCTGCACACCATACGTGACACACCACCCAATCTGGCTGGCCTTTGCTCATTATCCATCAACAGTGACACCAGTTACTTGGCTTATCCAGGTTCCAATACCATTGGTGAAGTCCAGATATTCGATGCCATGAATCTT CAAGCAAAAACAATGATTCCAGCACACGACAGCCCATTGGCTGCTCTTGCATTCAGCCCTAATGGAACAAAAGTGGCAACAGCCTCTGAAAAAGGCACTGTAATCAGAGTTTTCCAC GTTAATGATGGAACAAAGCTCTTTGAATTTCGGCGAGGAGTAAAAAGATGCGTGACCATCAGCAGTCTAGCTTTCAGTATAGATTCTATATTTTTGTGCTGCTCTAGTAATACCGAAACAGTTCATATATTCAAATTGGAAGAGCCAAGAGAAGT TCCACAACAGCAGCCAGACGAAGCTCAAAGTTGGATGGGATACCTCACAAAGGCTGTGTCTGCTTCTGCAAATTACTTGCCTTCGCAGGTCACAGATGTGTTCAATCAAGGAAGGGCTTTTGCTAGTGTGCACTTACCTTTCCAGGGACTCAAAAATGTTTGTGCCATTGCCAC AATTCAAAAGGTGCTCAGGTTGCTAGTAGCAAGTGCCGATGGCTACCTTTACGTTTATAACCTTGATACTAGTGAAGGGGGAGATTGCCCTTTGTTCAAACAACATAGGTTTGTTGACGATTTAGATTACTATGGTTACTATCGTGTTTATACAGATAGTGATTGGTAA